TATTATGAATGTAGAGCTGGCTGTACAGAACTTCATTAGAAAGCAACGTATAGACCATCCTACCATTTCAGACTCGCTCTTTCTGCCCGCACGCGATAAAGGGCATGTTAAAGTAGCTATAAAAGACATTTTATACATCGCCGGAGAAGGCGCTTATGTAACTGTATACACCCAAACCAAACAGAACTTTGACATTGCCACCAACCTGGCTACTCTTGCTAAGCAAATTGGTTATAAAGACTTTGCTCGAGTGTCTAAAAAACATATTGTAAACCTGCATCATATTACTAAAATTGATAGTGAATCTGTTTGGGTGCAGGAAAAAAAACTAACCTTAGGAGATCACTTTAAAAAAGACCTGCAACAGAGCCTTCATTTTATACGAACCAAACTTTAGACTTCATCAAGACATATTGTCCCTTTGTTAGATTTTTATAGTATTGGTAAGATATTCTTTACCCATATACTAACCGTTCTGTTAAAACAGCTCTCTCTTTTCTAGTACAGCTTAGTTAGAAAGTATAGTTGTTTTGTAAGAAATATCCGTTGATTGTCAAATTAGACTGGTCTATGAGCAATTATAGACTTATATTAGACCTATTAATTATCTGAATGCTTACACTATGAAAAAAGAAGCCTAAAATTCTCCTCTCTCCATGGGTAACCTTTTCAGGCTTCTCACATCAACACATAATCAACCTTAAACACATACATTATGAAAGACCTTGTACCGTGCATAAAGGCACACGCTCCTTAAGTTATTAATTACCTAATCTATTATTCACCGTTTAAATTGTACTACCAACCATGACTATGAAAAGTAAATCAGTTTATGGGCTGTTTATGCTCATCATCGCTGTAAGTATCCTGGCCACTTCGTGCCAATCCAGTAAAATTGCCTATGGTAATTCTTATTATTTTAAACAAACGCCTAAAGTCGCTGAAGCCCCGGCTACGCAAAAGGCAGAAATTGTAGAAAAGTTAGAAAGGCAGCCGATAGCAGAACAAGAGCTGCAGGCCTCTATCTCTAAAAAAGAAGTAGCAAGCGTAGAAGTTGAAGAAATGATGCAGTCGGCTCAGGAGCACTTAGACCAAACAGTGGCGAAAAGTGAAAACCAAGCGCTTAAAAAGCAGGCAGAGCATATTTCTGCCCTTGCCAAAGAGGCTAAAAGTGCTCAGCTCACTAAAAAAGAGCAAAGAGCTAAACGCAAAGAATTGCGCAAAGAGCTCAAAGAGATGGTCAAAGAATACAAGGCTACTGCGCCGCAAGCCAAAAACGGCCTTAGTGACCTGGACAAGAACCTTCGCCTGGCGATTATCTTCTGGGGTGCGGGTTTAATTCTCTCCATCTTAGGTTATACCGTACCCTTTATATGGGTTTTGGCCTCATTGGCATGGCTGGCAGGTACTGTCTTCTTCATCATTTGGCTGGTAGAAGAACTAGGCTAATAAAACAGGATATCCTATGGGTAGGCTAAGTTCTGCCCTCATTCAATGCCGAAAGCAGATAAGCATCTAACCCATCTGCTTTCGCATTTCCCACACACACAGCAATTAAACTTATGCGACCAATACTCTCAATTTTGTTAGTTGGGATAACAGCCGGTCTATGCCTTGCTCAATCCACAGATCAGCTGGCCCAACATATACAGGATGTTACCATAAAGGGTAATGTATATGAACAAACATTAGATAAGCAGACAAAAAACAACTGTCTGATAAGTATCAGTGTACTCGATACTAAAAAAGGAGAAGAAACCATATTTGAGCTGAATGCCGCAGACCTTAACGAGCACGCTATTTCCTTTGACACACGCAAAAGCTCAGTAATGGTAAGTGCCCAGGTACAAGGCAAAAGAAACCTGATTCGTGTCTATGAAGATGGCGAGATAGATGGCTATGACGACAAGATGACCCTCTTAGCTGCGGGTATAGAGGAAGCGCGTGAGCTGGTAGACGCCTTCAAGCAAATGGTTAAAGAATGTAACGAAAAGGCTAGTGCTACCCCTGAAAGTGTTGCAGGCACCTCCGCTCAAGACTGGCAGGCATTTTTAGAAAAAGAGATCAATACCGTAGAGATCAATGGTGAGCAGTTTGCGCAGGCTTTCTCCTGTAAGTCAGCACAGCCTCACCTGATACAGTATGAGATGACGGAGCCTGACAAGGGCGAACTAAATACTTACGAATTTAACCTGACAGACCTGAACGAAAGTAAGGTAAGCTTCGATACCAAAGGTACCGCCGTATGGGTAAGCGCGCAGACCAGAGGAGAGCGAGACCTGGTTAAGCATACTACTAATGGAGAGGTAAAAGGCTATCAGGATGAAATAGTGCTGCTGGCCAGAGATATTGAGCATGCCCGCCTGATAGAGCAGGTATGGAAAAAGCTGATAAGCGCCACTGAAAGTAACAATACCGGGTTTCTGGCGGGCAACCAAAACCCTACCATAGAGCAAACACTCGCTTTTCTGACAAAACAAACCGGCAAAGTTACAATAAATGAAGAGGCTTACGAGCAAAAAATATCATACCAGAAAAGCCCTCATAGCTATGGAGGCTACCTTATGACGTACACAGTCAATGATCTTTCTAAAGCTGAAGAATCGGTTTTCCAGTGGAATATACTGGATGTTAACCCAGCCTCACTAGTGTTTGACACCAAACGTTCAGATGTATTCGTAAATCTGCAAACTCAGACTAAAGACGACCTTATTGCATACCATGAGAACGGCACCTTAAAGGCTTATACCAATGGACTTAGCCTGAGGGCCAATTCTATAGAAGAGGCACGGGCCTTAAGTATGGCGTTGAGCCATCTGGCTACTAAAACTAAAGAAATGAAGCCTGAGCCTACCTTACCTGACTCCTACACGGCTACCCTATCTTATGTGCAACAAAGAGTAGGAGACATTAACCTGGCAGATGAAAATTACCAGCAGAGTCTGTCGGCACAGGAGAGTAAAGAGTGCCTGCTTAGCTACAAACTAACTGATGAAAACGAAGGAGATGAGTACGCTTATCATTGGAACCTGAACGACCTGAGCGAAAGCAGTATTGCCTTCCAGACCAAAAAGGACAAAGTACTGGTAGTACTCAGGACCAGTGGCAAAAAAGAACTAATAGAAGTGGTAGAAAACGGAGAGGTAGATAAATATGAAGATGAGCTCAGTATTATGGCTGAAGGTATAGAAGAGGCCAGAGAAATTGTAGCGGGTCTAAAACACCTCAGCACTTTCTGTAAGACCAAATAATACGATTTAGAATTAACTAATCTTTAGGATGATGAAAAAGTTATTTGTATTCATGATGCTGATCATAGCCTCTTACAGTCAGGGTTTAGCGCAGGAAAGGCCTATGAGGATCGGCGCCAAGCTGGGCATTCCTAACATCAGCGGGCTACATTTTGAGTATGTTACACCCTGGCTGGATGGAAAGCTGGCCCCCTCTCTGGATATCTCCTACATTCCTCTAAACGCTAGCAGCTTTAGAAGCTATAAAAGTGTGGATAATGGCATAGAAAGTTTTTACTACAGCTATGTGGAGTTAGGGCTAAACTACTACTTTTTTAAGCAAGGGAGAGGCCTGTATACGAATGTAAGCCTGGCCCGTGCCCACCTGGACTTCAGCTTTTCCGATTACCAATCAGACGAAAGTGGCAAAAGAGGTGGTGTAGGAGAGCTTGACGTAAACCTAAATCTTATAAATTTTAAACTAGGCGCCAAGCTGGGAAAAACCTTTTACTTCCGTCCGGAGATCGGAGTCTCTGTAATCGGCGGTAATGTAGACGACTTCAACTTTACTGTTACTTACCCAGATGGCACTACAGAAAGGGTAGATGCAGATGATATTTCTGATGTACTTATAAGCCTGACTCCAGTATTCAATATAGGATTCGGCTTCGCTTTTTAGGCTTACAGCAAACGTGGTTTGCTGCATTTCATAGTTGTGGACCTACCAGATCTTTTGGGTCTGGTTGGTTTTCCCTCTCTCTATTACTGATAATTTATCCCGTACCTAAAATATAATTATCATGAAAAAGTTAACCTTTGGCCTGCTTATAATGTGCGGCCTCTCGCCCCTCTTTTCATTTGCTCAATTGCGTGTGGCTCCCACCTTTGGTATCAACTTCGCCACTGCCCAACTCTCCGACGAAGCTAAAGAAGCTTTAGCGCCTATTGATGAAAGCTATAAAAACAAGTTAATCACCTCTTTCCAGATAGGGGCTATAGGAGAGTACGCCCTGAATGATGTACTCAGCCTGCAATCCGGCCTGATACTTAATGGAAAGGGGACTCACTTAAAAGCCAGCCTCAGTGCCTTTGGCGTAACATTAGAAAGCGCAAACAAAGTCCGTTTAACTTACCTTAGCCTGCCCCTCACTGCCAAATACTACCTCATGGAAACAGACGGCTTTTTACTTAGCGGATGGGGAGGTCTGGTTTTAGACTTTGCGGTAGCTGGAAAAATAAAGAATGTAACGCAGGTGGGAGATGAAAAAGAAACAAATACCGAAACCATTAGCTTTGGCTCATCTACTAATGACGACCTGAAAGGTTCCGATGTATCGCTAACGCTTGGAGTTACGGCAGACTCACAGGATCTACCCCTTCAATTAAAGTTTGCTTTGGTACAGGGGCTTATCAACGCTTTTCCGTATGACGAAGGTGAATATAGCTGGAGAAACTTCGGGATCAACCTCAGTGCAGCCTATTTCTTTGAGCTGGATTAGTAGCTCACAATTTTCTCTTATCGGGTGGTTAACCTTTTTACCAAAAGAGAATATACCCATACAAACATACCACTACCATCATGAAGACCTATTTGATAAAACCCAGCCTTATGCTTCTCCTTATTATTGTATTTACCAATTGCGAAAAAGATGAGGAAGAGCCTTTAAGAAATTTGGATGGTGACCCCAGCGGAGCTGTTATTAATACCAGAGTCATTGATTATAGCGAAGGAGAGCTTACGATTGAACTTGATATCTATGTGGTAGATGGAAAGGGCAATTTTACCAAAGGCCTTTCTACTGACAATTTTTCAATAGATAATATTAAGCTAAACTACTATGAAGCAGCCTCTTTTGAAAATGTCAGAGTCAGTGCTTCACGTACCAGTAGCAAAGGTAGCTACTATGCCTCTTTATTACTTGACCAAAGCGGAAGCATCAGCAACACAGACCCATATAATCTCAGAATAGATGCGGCAAAAATCTTTTGCGAAGCCCTGGGAGCTAATGATTATGTACTCCTTTCTAGTTTCACATCTTCATACAGCCCCTATGAGGTTATACTACACAGTGAGTATACTCAGGATACTTCCGAATTAAATTATCAACTCAATAACCTGCTCTATAAGCACGGAGGAGGTACCCCCTTGTATAATGCGGCCTACAGTATGGTAAAATACACCGATGAAAACGCGTCTGGAAACAATAAGGCAATTATTCTTTTTACCGATGGCAACAATACTACCAGTGGCACTACCCTGCCCCAGCTTACAGATTACGCTAACAATATGGGCGTACAAATATATACTGTAGGCTTAAGCAGATCTGTTGATTTTAGTGTTCTGGCTCAGATTGCAAGTAATACAGGTGGATCTTTTATGTGGGCTCAGGATGCCCGGCAGTTGATAACCATGTTTGGAACCTTAGGTGACCTGCTCAGCGGAAACGCTTCTTACTACAGCACCCGATGGCAGGTTTCCAGAGAAAGAGGTACATGGCAAAGCGGTACTTCCATTGTCACTGAGCTCATCATTACTTTAAAAGACGGAAGCAGCTTCTCTGTTCCTTTTGAGATCAGCATACCTTAAAGAAAAAAGCAATATAGATATTAGTTTGACTTAGCTAAGCAAATACTACTTACATCATTTAAAGGTATACGAAGGCATCCAAATGGCTTTTTGCTTCTCCTTTCGGCAGCCTATTCATAAAAATCAATCACCAAAATATTAAAACTATGAGTACCTATACAACTCTCAGGCTACTCATGCTAGGCACTTGGTTTAGCTTATTGCACTACAGTGGCGAACACGACTAGCTACATATTTCAAATACTTAATCGTTTACCTAAACACTTACATACTATGAAAACGCATCATTACCTTTTATCATTTGTGATGGCCTTCTTTTTTATGCATCACACCTTTGCCAAAGTAATTAGGGTAGATAACAACCCTGGCGCTTCTGCCGACTATAAGAAGCTACAAGAGGCTATCAATAGCGCTGAATCAGGAGATACCATTTACGTGGTAGGTTCACCTAATTGGTACGATACTAATAGTAATGGATATGCTACAGACATAACCATCAATCGTACACTTACTTTAATTGGGCCAGGATATTTTCTAGGGGATAATAGTAGCACTCAAGCCTCCAAACATACTGCAAAAATTTATAGACTAACTATAGGTGAAGGAGCAGATAACTGTACAATACAAGGTTTTGATTTAAACGCTAACAACAACGCTATTTTATACATTAACAAAAAAGATGTGAACGGGAAAGAGGGTAGCATAGTCCCCAAAAATGTAACCATAAAAAGAAATTTAATTAATAGACTGGAAATTAGATATGCAAATAACACACTGATATCACAAAACTATTTTTCCATTAACACTTATCCTATCTATGTTTATCAGGGTGCTGCAAATACTATTATCAGGAACAATATTATCTCTTCAGGAAACAGGTATGCTTCAATATATGGAGACAATTCAGAATTAATAAATCTCACTATTGAGAATAATACTTTTACCAATGGATTATACCGTATTAATAATGCTACTATTCAGAATAACATATTCATTAGCGGTATACTAAATGACTGCGATAACAACACACTAAACAATAACCTTTTTACTTCTACAGAAGAAGCCGTTTCTAGTGAAAACTCAACAGCGAATACTTTTAACAATAACATATTTGAGGCAGTACAGGCTAATATATTTGTTGAGCCTAGCCCCACCCTTGACGACCATTTTCGATTAGCTACAGACTCACCCGCCATTGGTATGGGCGTGGGAGGAGAAGACCTTGGAGCTTATGGCGGACCTACCCCCTACAAACTTTCAGGCTTACCGGCCATACCTGCAATCTACGACCTCAATACTGTGGGTGTGGGCACCCAGACCGAAGGGATGACGGTAGAGATTAAAGCAAAATCTCATAACTAAGCTATCATGAAAAGCTTAATGATCGCTCTGCTGATGATACTCCTGCCAATAGCCTTATGGGCGCAGCATATTACTGCGGCAGAGTATTTTATAGACGAAGATGCGGGCTTTGGTAAAAACACCCTTATTCCCATACCTGTAAGTAGTAATGAACTTAGCCTGGACTTTGAAATTGAGTTTACTGATCTTAGTTCAGGCATACATAGCCTGGGCGTACGCGTCAGAGACGAAAATGGAAGATGGAGCCTGACTACCAGACGTATTTTTCTGGTTGACTATGAAACCCTAAGCCCCAAGGACATCGTAGCTGCTGAGTACTTTATAGACGAGGATGCAGGGTTTGGCAAGAATAAAAAGATAGACGTGAGTGGAGGGGCTACTGTAGACACATTAACATTTGAAGCAGACCTAAGCTCCTATGAAGAAGGAATACATATGCTCTACGTAAGAGCAAAAGATGTAAATGGTAAATGGTCTCTTGTAAGTCAACGGGCATTTATTGTATCAGATGAAGAAGCACCTGCCACTATTGTCGCACTCAAATACTATTATTATGATGTAGAGGAAGAAAAGATTGCCGGAGCAAAAGAGTACACCTATAGCCTGCCGGAACCTAAGAGCATGGTAGACCTTAACTTTCAGGCTACGACAGCGCCCCTGGAAAATCAAAAATGGTACAACATCTACATCTGGGCAGTAGACAGTAAGAGCAGGGCTAGCCTGGTCAGCACCCAAAACTTCCAGTATATAGAAACTACACCCATAGTGATTGAAGAAATCTCTGAAAATAATGTAGTTTGTGCCAGCGATGAAAACGGCATAGCGATAGTTAAGGCGAGCGGAGGCACTGGCGAACTACGCTATAGCATTAGCAGGGATAGCGCGGCTTACCAGAGTAGCAACAGGTTTGAAGGTCTGGCGCCCGGCACTTATACTGCCTACGTACGAGGCAATCTGGAAAACTATGTAGAAAGCAAAACCTTTAGCATTAGTAGTCCGGAGCCACTGCTACTTAGCACCAGCGAGGTAAAGGATGTAAATTGTGCCAGCGATGCTAATGGCAGCATCACTTTGAGCGCTAGTGGAGGTTCAGGAAGTGTCTACGAGTATAGCCTGGATGGCACGACCTTTCAGACCAGCAATGTCTTTGAAAACCTGGTAGCCGGCATTTATGCAGTAACGGTAAAAGATTCCATTGGCTGTACTCAGGTACTCGCGGATATAGAAATTAAAGCGTCACAAAGTACTCCTTCCACTCCTTCTATCTACCGATCTGATGATTCGGAGTTGGTAGATGAACTGGAGCTGATTGCCGAAGGAACTACTCCCTCTGCCAGCCTTCAGTGGTACCAAGACGGAAACCCCATCAGCGGAGCCAGTAGCAGCAAGCTTACAATTACAGAGCCGGGTACTTATACTGTTGTTGCCAGCAATGGTAGCTGTGTCAGCTTTCCTTCTAACGAAATTTCTATTACCGGACTGGCAGAAGACTTTGCAGAGCAACTTAAGTTATACCCTGTACCTGCTTCCCGGCACCTTAAGCTGGAAGTACCTTCCCGCTTGCTAAAAGGGGTTGTCTCGGTACAATTAATAAATAGCAGCGGCCAGCTTATTGCTTCCTCCGAGATTACTAATACAGGAAGCCTGCTCCACACTGAATTTGACATACACAGCCTTCCGGTGGGGCTTTACTTTCTCCTGGTCAAAGGGGAGGAGATGATTATCAGGAAGAAGTTTTCCAAGCACTAAGGAAAAGTCTGTAATACTAAATGCAATACTTATGAAACCATATTATTTATTATACCTGTTAATCTTTGCCCTTATCGGATTATACGCATGCAAGGAGAGTGAAGACCCAGACGATCAGGTGACTCCTGAGCCTGATACGGTAGTAATTAGTGATACTTTTGTTTCCTCTCCCTGGCGGGTAGAGGGTGTTACTGCTAATGACACAAGCAAGAGTACGCAAAATGTGCAGATTACATTTGATACCAATAAGCAGTACACGCTGATATTGCCCTGGTTACAGAACTTTGGAAGCACAGGTAGCTGGACCTTAGACAAAACTACTGAGCCCCCAACCATCAGGCTTGATGACGGCAATACCGAGATGTTGGTGAAAGTAATAGACCTTGATAAGGACTCTATGACTATTGAATTTATTAGTAACAACTACAAAGGCAGGGAGGTCAAGTATCAGCTTAGTCTTAAATCATCTGCTTAAGCTCTACCTACCTGCGCAGAATACTCAGCAGAACGCTTATTGTCTGCCTTAGACTTTCACTTTAGTAGGGTGATTGCTTTCTAAGCCCTCCTGACTTATTTCATAAGCAGAGGGCTTAGTTTTTTTTCTGTAAGCCTATTCTTAGCCTGACTTTAGCTTCCATTTTATTCTCCTATCGCTTATCTTCAGAACACTGATGCTGCCATAGCAATTCGTTTCCACTTAAACCACAAACTTCCATGCCTCAGCCTGTTCCTTATCTGGCATTGAGCCTACTTACCTTATCCTGCCTACTGGTAGTAAGCTTACCCGCACCGGCACAGGAGTCTATAAAAAACCTTGAGGTAAAGGAAGGAGATAAGTTTATACAGATTACCTACGATCTGTTAGCTACCGAGGCAGGCCTCTCTTTTACTGTTACCCCTTATTATCTGGATAGTCTGGGGAGCAAACACAAAATACAAAAGGCAGAAGGAGACCTGGGGGCAAACGTTAGTGCAGGGCAGCACAAATCTATCAGATGGTATTACCATAGAGAGCTGACTTCGTACCGTGGAGCCATGCAGATAGAACTGACCTACCA
This window of the Porifericola rhodea genome carries:
- a CDS encoding T9SS type A sorting domain-containing protein, which codes for MKSLMIALLMILLPIALWAQHITAAEYFIDEDAGFGKNTLIPIPVSSNELSLDFEIEFTDLSSGIHSLGVRVRDENGRWSLTTRRIFLVDYETLSPKDIVAAEYFIDEDAGFGKNKKIDVSGGATVDTLTFEADLSSYEEGIHMLYVRAKDVNGKWSLVSQRAFIVSDEEAPATIVALKYYYYDVEEEKIAGAKEYTYSLPEPKSMVDLNFQATTAPLENQKWYNIYIWAVDSKSRASLVSTQNFQYIETTPIVIEEISENNVVCASDENGIAIVKASGGTGELRYSISRDSAAYQSSNRFEGLAPGTYTAYVRGNLENYVESKTFSISSPEPLLLSTSEVKDVNCASDANGSITLSASGGSGSVYEYSLDGTTFQTSNVFENLVAGIYAVTVKDSIGCTQVLADIEIKASQSTPSTPSIYRSDDSELVDELELIAEGTTPSASLQWYQDGNPISGASSSKLTITEPGTYTVVASNGSCVSFPSNEISITGLAEDFAEQLKLYPVPASRHLKLEVPSRLLKGVVSVQLINSSGQLIASSEITNTGSLLHTEFDIHSLPVGLYFLLVKGEEMIIRKKFSKH
- a CDS encoding vWA domain-containing protein → MKTYLIKPSLMLLLIIVFTNCEKDEEEPLRNLDGDPSGAVINTRVIDYSEGELTIELDIYVVDGKGNFTKGLSTDNFSIDNIKLNYYEAASFENVRVSASRTSSKGSYYASLLLDQSGSISNTDPYNLRIDAAKIFCEALGANDYVLLSSFTSSYSPYEVILHSEYTQDTSELNYQLNNLLYKHGGGTPLYNAAYSMVKYTDENASGNNKAIILFTDGNNTTSGTTLPQLTDYANNMGVQIYTVGLSRSVDFSVLAQIASNTGGSFMWAQDARQLITMFGTLGDLLSGNASYYSTRWQVSRERGTWQSGTSIVTELIITLKDGSSFSVPFEISIP
- a CDS encoding response regulator — translated: MGLIKILIVEDEIITASDIEEQLEAAGYEISGVAHSYEQALELFQADTPDLVLLDIQLDGDKDGVTLARKLNSFSQVPIIYLTGNTEDNTLLKAKKTQPIAFILKPFRSKEFIMNVELAVQNFIRKQRIDHPTISDSLFLPARDKGHVKVAIKDILYIAGEGAYVTVYTQTKQNFDIATNLATLAKQIGYKDFARVSKKHIVNLHHITKIDSESVWVQEKKLTLGDHFKKDLQQSLHFIRTKL
- a CDS encoding porin family protein, translated to MKKLTFGLLIMCGLSPLFSFAQLRVAPTFGINFATAQLSDEAKEALAPIDESYKNKLITSFQIGAIGEYALNDVLSLQSGLILNGKGTHLKASLSAFGVTLESANKVRLTYLSLPLTAKYYLMETDGFLLSGWGGLVLDFAVAGKIKNVTQVGDEKETNTETISFGSSTNDDLKGSDVSLTLGVTADSQDLPLQLKFALVQGLINAFPYDEGEYSWRNFGINLSAAYFFELD